In Oncorhynchus kisutch isolate 150728-3 linkage group LG7, Okis_V2, whole genome shotgun sequence, one DNA window encodes the following:
- the LOC109894500 gene encoding transmembrane emp24 domain-containing protein 10 — MSRFCILLILVSVIFDSTFSITFYLPVNLRKCLREEIHKDVLVTGEYEVSDQPNAKTNLKITDSSGHTLYSKEDASKGKFAFTTEDYDMFEVCFESKSPLGTGRVPDQLVNLDMKHGVEAKNYEEIAKVEKLKPLEVELRRLEDLSESIVNDFAYMKKREEEMRDTNESTNTRVLYFSIFSMCCLIGLATWQVFYLRRFFKAKKLIE; from the exons ATGTCTAGATTTTGTATATTACTAATACTTGTTTCTGTGATTTTTGATTCGACCTTTTCTATTACGTTCTATTTACCGGTGAATCTTAGAAAATGTTTGCGGGAAGAGATCCACAAAGACGTGCTGGTTACAGGCGAATACGAAGTTAGCGACCAACCAAATGCGAAAACCAATCTCAAG ATCACAGATTCATCAGGTCACACCTTGTACTCCAAGGAGGATGCTTCAAAGGGAAAATTTGCCTTTACAACAGAGGACTATGATATGTTTGAGGTTTGCTTTGAAAGCAAATCCCCCCTAG GTACTGGAAGGGTCCCAGACCAGCTAGTCAATTTAGACATGAAGCATGGTGTGGAGGCAAAGAATTACGAAGAG ATTGCAAAAGTTGAGAAGCTGAAGCCCCTAGAAGTTGAACTAAGACGCCTCGAGGACTTATCGGAGTCCATTGTGAATGATTTTGCCTACATGAAGAAGCGTGAAGAAGAAATGAGGGACACAAATG AATCCACCAACACGCGTGTCCTGTACTTCAGTATCTTCTCTATGTGCTGTCTAATTGGGCTGGCAACATGGCAGGTCTTCTATCTGCGGCGTTTCTTCAAGGCGAAGAAGCTGATTGAGTAA